One segment of Sulfobacillus thermosulfidooxidans DSM 9293 DNA contains the following:
- the tilS gene encoding tRNA lysidine(34) synthetase TilS: MDSHELEQVFLQQIQKLCKPNAPLVVGVSGGADSMALMALLVHVKDKWPMILYPVHIDHGLRPTAAQDARFVEETLRERFGLSVAIERIHIVPEAGESIEMAARRQRYAVLEQHRARYGIHSRIVVGHHQRDQAETVLMRVIMGTGVQGLQGMKEQNGMIIRPLLSFSPDVLREYLQANDLAWREDESNQDTYFLRNRIRWDLLPLLQRRFNPQIEQALAALAVRAQEAYALIHEQARDFLRSHHIKTADNPLRLPNRFGALNPAVQADIFEMIAGEWNLRLNRHHIEEAIQGRANWPKGVVVTRDIQGWRISRPPSRELIPRPMWAAQVLPREGIVHLGPHNRLVIQTVPFQGPRPHVVQINNERWPQIAVRPWMAGDRIEPLGMKGHHKKIGDIFTDYKIPRHKRLAWPIIVAASDVHEILGIAGIMSAESARCAPGQLCTAIEYQQDNDFA; this comes from the coding sequence ATGGACAGTCATGAGCTAGAACAGGTTTTTTTACAGCAGATTCAAAAATTATGTAAGCCGAACGCGCCATTGGTGGTAGGTGTGAGTGGTGGAGCGGATTCGATGGCATTAATGGCGCTGCTCGTTCACGTAAAGGATAAGTGGCCCATGATTCTTTATCCAGTGCATATTGATCACGGTTTAAGACCGACAGCTGCTCAAGATGCGCGCTTTGTGGAAGAGACGTTGCGGGAACGCTTTGGCTTATCGGTGGCGATCGAACGTATTCACATTGTGCCCGAAGCGGGAGAATCGATTGAAATGGCGGCCCGCCGACAGCGGTATGCCGTATTAGAACAACACCGGGCGCGCTATGGGATTCACAGCCGCATCGTTGTGGGCCATCACCAGCGTGACCAGGCCGAAACCGTTCTGATGCGGGTGATTATGGGAACTGGCGTGCAAGGCTTACAGGGAATGAAAGAACAAAATGGGATGATTATCCGGCCATTGTTATCCTTTTCACCTGACGTATTGCGAGAATACTTGCAGGCGAACGACTTAGCGTGGCGAGAAGATGAGAGTAATCAGGATACATATTTTCTGCGCAATCGCATTCGGTGGGATTTACTCCCTTTATTACAACGCCGCTTTAACCCCCAAATTGAACAGGCCTTAGCGGCCTTAGCCGTCCGCGCTCAAGAAGCGTACGCCCTGATTCATGAACAAGCCCGGGATTTTCTTCGAAGCCATCATATTAAAACGGCAGACAATCCATTACGGTTGCCCAATCGCTTTGGAGCACTCAATCCCGCTGTCCAAGCGGATATTTTTGAAATGATTGCAGGCGAATGGAACCTTCGTCTTAACCGGCATCATATTGAAGAAGCCATTCAAGGACGGGCGAACTGGCCCAAGGGTGTGGTTGTCACACGCGATATTCAAGGCTGGAGGATTAGTCGTCCCCCATCACGGGAACTTATTCCAAGGCCCATGTGGGCTGCGCAAGTTTTGCCTCGGGAAGGAATTGTCCACCTTGGCCCTCATAACCGCTTAGTTATCCAAACGGTGCCATTTCAAGGTCCTCGTCCCCATGTGGTGCAAATCAATAACGAACGTTGGCCACAGATCGCTGTGAGGCCATGGATGGCGGGTGACCGGATTGAACCCTTAGGGATGAAGGGCCATCACAAGAAAATCGGAGATATTTTTACGGATTATAAAATTCCTCGCCATAAGCGTTTGGCATGGCCTATCATTGTCGCTGCCTCAGATGTTCACGAGATTCTAGGTATTGCGGGCATCATGAGTGCAGAAAGTGCCAGATGCGCCCCAGGACAATTGTGTACGGCAATTGAATACCAACAAGATAATGATTTTGCATAA
- a CDS encoding mannose-1-phosphate guanylyltransferase — protein MARWLVILAGGRGERFWPLSRMMHPKQFLTLMGNHSMIRTTRDRVRSLIGPENTWVVTGQDYVDKVKTNLPDVPSSHILGEPVGRNTAPSIAWAAASIYQEDPAAVILILPSDHLIKYQKRFQKLADLALRSAEARGGFYTFGIIPTHAETGYGYIEHGSEVEHGILHVKRFVEKPPLEEAQGMVESGRFLWNSGMFAFKAEEYLTALRMLIPDLYEGIMALIHHPDRVDTIFPELPQVSVDHGIMEKVKNVYVLPADIGWDDVGTFAALARHLPRNDEQNAAKGHAIFVDSQNVTAISEGPVVSFIGVKDLFVVATKDAVLILSPDRSQDVRQVVQALKEGQHEHLL, from the coding sequence ATGGCACGATGGTTGGTAATTTTAGCGGGAGGACGCGGAGAACGGTTTTGGCCTTTATCCCGCATGATGCATCCTAAGCAATTTCTGACGCTAATGGGGAACCATAGTATGATTCGTACCACCCGGGATCGTGTTCGTTCGCTGATTGGACCGGAAAATACCTGGGTCGTGACGGGTCAAGATTATGTCGACAAAGTGAAAACCAATCTTCCTGATGTTCCTTCCTCCCATATCCTCGGTGAGCCTGTGGGAAGAAATACGGCACCATCTATTGCCTGGGCCGCTGCGTCAATTTATCAAGAAGACCCAGCTGCGGTGATATTGATTTTACCTTCGGACCATCTTATTAAATATCAGAAACGCTTTCAGAAATTAGCGGATCTGGCGTTGCGATCTGCGGAAGCTCGCGGTGGATTTTACACCTTCGGGATCATTCCGACTCATGCGGAAACTGGTTATGGCTATATTGAACACGGCAGTGAAGTGGAACATGGGATCTTGCATGTGAAACGATTCGTCGAGAAGCCGCCCTTGGAAGAGGCGCAAGGGATGGTGGAATCGGGACGCTTCTTATGGAATTCTGGAATGTTTGCATTTAAAGCCGAAGAGTATTTAACAGCCCTCAGGATGTTAATCCCTGATCTTTATGAAGGAATTATGGCCTTGATTCATCATCCGGATCGGGTCGATACGATTTTCCCCGAACTTCCCCAAGTGTCGGTGGATCATGGGATCATGGAAAAAGTGAAAAACGTTTATGTATTACCCGCCGATATTGGTTGGGATGATGTGGGAACCTTTGCCGCATTGGCCAGGCACCTTCCCCGTAACGATGAACAAAATGCTGCTAAGGGTCACGCAATATTCGTGGATAGCCAAAATGTTACAGCGATCTCAGAAGGTCCCGTTGTGTCTTTTATCGGTGTGAAGGACCTGTTTGTAGTGGCTACCAAAGATGCTGTGCTTATCTTATCTCCCGATCGTAGTCAAGATGTCCGTCAAGTGGTGCAGGCCCTCAAAGAAGGACAACATGAGCACTTATTGTAG
- a CDS encoding SpoIIE family protein phosphatase — MAGSLLLMDMHVSSEQEPLLPSHNSEKLSLRGVQFVMAVLGWVLGQAMIYHRPAPFLWIALLLVWPRWRRFFGPMLIGGILGTALGINGWSALVVAALAITVPVPWRRAGWQWMQWPLLIGGTALLFLVGHALNVFDSVITALICAGALLLYWAAGRQIQVIDTGQGDQTTLIMGLAAMGSFIAGLEGWKFGPLAPSLLVGGVLILAAAILNGPGGGAVAGATLGFTLAVRGTGPGDEIGILVTGGFLAGVLATRYWRLASLGLMLGIVLYAVLVNLPKELSILWISLGTASLLIQLLPGSMVDLGRVWAELLVRGDTPDTLPARLNKIAAVMQEMSHAFRIDDEDSSPETNLVEAIVQGVCKKCSLYRACWEDEFYRSYRALLDLTSSSQEELLTLHDLNPELQKRCIRPEAIIQSANIHVNKEKERAHFRMRVKESRALAERQLGGLAELIKDMAHDFDASYARDGVKKLTPALDYAVGLAKRPRRGGLISGDSDLVRELPKHRVIFGLSDGMGVGPRAAWESGTAMALLEQLLQAGFSQKLAVRAVNTTLLLRSVEDHFATLDLFLMDRMGRGGELIKVAAAPTFFCRQGRVEIIRSHSLPVGILQEVPVDPIYHTLEPGDVVVMVTDGTLEIQDAAAEEKLRRLLEEMPVVAPQVMAETILSYMLGHDQDGRDDAAVMVIQVLAHGQKPKTTEVTEPDPPIVEWQRLTPRPLRHLR; from the coding sequence ATGGCAGGAAGTCTTCTCTTAATGGATATGCATGTCAGTTCCGAACAAGAACCGCTGTTACCATCTCACAATAGTGAAAAATTATCGCTTCGCGGGGTGCAATTTGTTATGGCGGTACTGGGCTGGGTTTTGGGGCAAGCGATGATTTACCATCGGCCCGCGCCTTTTCTCTGGATTGCCCTATTACTGGTCTGGCCCCGGTGGCGCCGGTTCTTTGGACCTATGCTGATTGGGGGTATCCTCGGGACGGCCTTAGGCATTAATGGTTGGTCGGCATTAGTAGTTGCTGCTTTGGCGATCACGGTGCCTGTTCCCTGGCGACGGGCTGGCTGGCAGTGGATGCAGTGGCCATTATTAATTGGGGGCACAGCGCTGTTATTTTTAGTGGGACATGCTCTTAATGTCTTTGATAGTGTTATTACCGCCCTGATATGCGCAGGCGCCTTGCTGCTATACTGGGCGGCGGGTCGCCAAATTCAGGTGATTGATACGGGCCAGGGCGATCAAACCACCTTAATTATGGGTCTAGCTGCTATGGGATCCTTTATTGCTGGGCTGGAAGGCTGGAAGTTTGGCCCTTTAGCTCCGAGCCTTTTGGTCGGCGGCGTATTAATATTGGCGGCCGCTATCTTAAATGGTCCTGGAGGCGGCGCCGTGGCCGGAGCCACATTGGGTTTTACTTTAGCCGTCCGCGGCACAGGTCCCGGCGACGAAATCGGGATCCTTGTTACGGGCGGCTTTCTTGCTGGGGTATTAGCGACGCGATATTGGCGTTTGGCTTCTCTAGGGTTAATGTTAGGGATTGTGCTCTACGCGGTATTGGTTAATTTGCCCAAGGAACTCAGCATATTGTGGATTTCCTTGGGAACGGCCTCTTTACTGATTCAGTTGTTACCCGGATCTATGGTCGATCTGGGGCGGGTTTGGGCAGAGTTACTGGTGCGCGGGGACACGCCGGATACCTTGCCCGCTCGATTAAACAAAATTGCCGCCGTAATGCAAGAAATGTCTCACGCGTTTCGAATCGACGATGAAGATTCTTCGCCGGAGACGAATTTGGTAGAAGCCATCGTGCAAGGCGTCTGTAAAAAATGCTCCCTGTACCGTGCGTGCTGGGAAGATGAATTTTATCGCTCTTACCGAGCTCTTTTAGATTTGACCTCATCGAGCCAAGAGGAGCTGTTAACCTTACACGATTTGAATCCTGAGCTGCAAAAACGCTGTATTCGCCCGGAGGCGATCATTCAATCTGCTAATATTCACGTAAACAAGGAAAAAGAGCGGGCCCATTTTCGCATGCGTGTCAAAGAGTCGCGGGCGTTGGCAGAACGCCAATTAGGGGGTCTGGCGGAACTCATTAAGGACATGGCCCATGACTTTGATGCATCTTATGCACGAGATGGGGTAAAAAAGTTAACCCCCGCACTGGATTATGCTGTGGGATTGGCTAAACGGCCCAGACGGGGAGGGCTGATTAGTGGAGATAGCGACTTGGTGCGAGAACTTCCTAAACATCGGGTCATTTTTGGTTTATCAGATGGGATGGGAGTTGGACCCAGGGCGGCTTGGGAAAGTGGTACCGCGATGGCCTTGTTGGAACAATTGTTGCAAGCCGGGTTTTCGCAAAAGTTAGCGGTTAGAGCGGTTAATACCACATTATTGCTTAGATCGGTAGAGGATCATTTCGCGACTCTCGACTTGTTTTTAATGGACCGCATGGGGCGAGGGGGAGAATTAATCAAAGTGGCGGCAGCACCGACGTTTTTTTGCCGGCAGGGCCGGGTGGAAATTATTCGGTCTCACAGTCTTCCGGTAGGAATTTTACAAGAGGTGCCCGTAGACCCCATCTATCATACGCTAGAACCTGGAGATGTTGTGGTGATGGTGACCGATGGGACTTTGGAAATCCAAGATGCAGCGGCCGAAGAAAAATTGCGTCGCTTATTGGAAGAAATGCCGGTGGTTGCGCCACAAGTTATGGCGGAAACGATTTTAAGTTATATGTTGGGTCATGACCAAGACGGACGGGATGATGCGGCAGTGATGGTGATTCAAGTCTTGGCTCATGGGCAAAAGCCTAAGACCACGGAGGTCACCGAGCCCGATCCGCCTATTGTGGAATGGCAAAGGCTCACTCCGCGGCCTCTACGTCATCTGCGCTAG
- a CDS encoding Na/Pi cotransporter family protein produces MTQSWLALLGGMALFTFGLSQTSESLRRLTAGWLKSLLLVMTKNPLGSVILGITTTMLAGSSSAITVMVVSFVSAGLLELRQALEVILGAAIGTTLTVQLISFDFIRYAPILVFLGVVILIIQRGKENASLGSLTLGFGLIFYGMMVMIGAVHNLSAEAGVKSALKLLNHNALLTYLLVLLFTAVIQNSATVIALAITFRLHGLISLPTGLVIVFAANVGSTAAAMYSAWLGGSRSAKRTATAYFLMKFSLSLLAWASLGLFEHVLLSVETAPGRVLADAHTLFNILLAVVFLPFLGPIARLMQRWLPDIRPKPISPLLDMDLLDDPHVALTRAAQEIARMARIIQNQIFDNLPAYLEMPRESISRSMRQAESDVDLLHHAITHYLFQLGQVSHLTDTELTSQVRLLYLANHLEHLSDTAIKVMNTRDKLVRRNFSWPPGLWNDTLALLTRLGEQYHRLADAISLDDDEQALSLVQENPELLRQEAKIRLNILTHVEESQLRFTSTLLELSDDLSLLTNRIAAVSRALLGII; encoded by the coding sequence ATGACCCAAAGCTGGCTAGCATTATTAGGAGGGATGGCACTTTTTACATTCGGACTATCCCAAACCAGCGAGAGTCTAAGACGGTTAACCGCGGGTTGGCTTAAATCCTTATTGCTTGTCATGACCAAAAATCCGTTGGGTTCTGTGATTCTTGGCATTACCACAACCATGCTGGCGGGCTCTTCCAGCGCCATTACGGTAATGGTTGTCAGCTTTGTCAGTGCCGGCCTCTTAGAATTGAGACAAGCTTTAGAAGTGATATTGGGTGCCGCCATCGGTACCACCTTAACCGTTCAGTTAATCTCTTTTGATTTTATTCGCTATGCACCAATTTTAGTCTTTTTAGGCGTTGTCATTCTCATCATTCAACGGGGCAAAGAGAATGCATCATTGGGCTCGCTGACGCTTGGTTTTGGCCTTATTTTTTATGGCATGATGGTCATGATCGGCGCTGTTCATAATTTGTCCGCCGAAGCCGGCGTCAAGAGCGCGCTTAAATTGCTAAATCACAATGCTCTTCTTACGTACTTATTGGTGCTTCTTTTCACAGCAGTCATTCAAAACTCTGCCACCGTCATCGCCTTGGCGATCACCTTTCGTCTCCATGGGCTGATTTCTTTGCCGACGGGTCTTGTTATCGTTTTTGCAGCCAATGTGGGGTCGACCGCTGCAGCCATGTATAGTGCCTGGCTCGGAGGATCCCGTAGTGCCAAGCGTACCGCAACCGCCTACTTTCTCATGAAATTCTCGCTGTCCCTTTTAGCGTGGGCATCCCTGGGCTTATTCGAACACGTGTTATTGTCGGTGGAAACCGCCCCGGGACGGGTATTGGCTGATGCACATACGCTCTTTAACATCCTCTTAGCGGTTGTCTTCTTACCGTTTTTAGGCCCTATTGCTCGCCTTATGCAGCGCTGGCTGCCAGACATCCGTCCTAAGCCAATCAGTCCCTTATTGGACATGGATTTATTAGATGACCCTCATGTGGCCCTTACTCGAGCCGCACAAGAAATTGCGCGAATGGCTCGTATCATTCAAAATCAAATTTTCGACAATTTACCAGCTTATCTCGAAATGCCCCGGGAAAGTATCTCCCGCAGCATGCGCCAAGCCGAATCTGACGTCGATCTTTTACACCATGCGATTACCCATTATTTGTTCCAATTAGGACAAGTGAGCCATTTGACGGATACCGAGTTAACCAGTCAAGTCCGCTTATTATACCTGGCTAATCATTTGGAACATCTATCGGATACGGCCATTAAAGTCATGAATACCCGGGATAAGTTGGTGCGCCGGAATTTTAGTTGGCCTCCTGGATTATGGAATGATACCTTAGCCTTATTAACCCGGTTAGGTGAACAATACCACCGATTGGCTGACGCCATTTCATTAGACGATGATGAACAAGCCCTCTCGTTAGTCCAGGAAAATCCCGAACTCCTTCGGCAAGAGGCTAAAATTCGGCTGAATATTCTCACCCATGTGGAGGAATCCCAGTTGCGCTTTACCTCCACATTGCTGGAACTCTCAGACGATCTCTCCTTATTGACCAACCGCATTGCCGCCGTGAGTCGGGCGTTATTAGGAATCATTTGA
- the phoU gene encoding phosphate signaling complex protein PhoU, whose protein sequence is MFVSSYDRSLEDIIRRVNHLADDVYQMLGQALNSLYQQDKEAAQWVLDHDDYVDDETNAIEEDSLQLISLQQPRQKDLRILAASLRIVRDLERIADYSCDIAEVTEILAHSPYFKPLIDIPRLGTMTLTMLKLAAQAVNNHDIALAHDVYHQDDAVDALYIHLHDELMEAMRQHREVVEQASYLSLVARYLERIADHAVNIAEMTVFVENGDRRPFRRSPFPSGHSEEHD, encoded by the coding sequence ATGTTTGTTAGCAGTTATGACCGTTCACTCGAAGACATTATTCGGCGCGTTAATCACCTGGCTGATGATGTCTATCAGATGTTAGGCCAAGCCCTTAACTCGCTCTACCAGCAAGATAAAGAGGCTGCCCAGTGGGTTCTTGACCATGATGATTATGTCGATGACGAAACCAACGCGATTGAAGAAGATTCCCTGCAATTAATTTCCTTGCAGCAGCCGAGACAAAAAGATCTTCGCATCTTGGCCGCGTCCTTACGTATCGTACGCGATTTAGAACGGATTGCGGACTATTCCTGTGATATTGCTGAAGTCACAGAAATTCTCGCCCATAGTCCATACTTTAAACCGTTGATTGACATCCCCCGTCTTGGCACGATGACGTTAACCATGTTGAAATTAGCGGCGCAAGCGGTCAACAATCATGACATTGCCTTAGCTCATGACGTTTACCACCAAGATGATGCGGTCGATGCGTTATATATTCATTTACATGATGAATTGATGGAAGCCATGCGCCAACATCGAGAGGTCGTGGAACAAGCCAGTTATCTCTCGTTAGTTGCCCGTTATCTGGAACGCATTGCGGACCACGCGGTTAATATTGCAGAAATGACAGTATTTGTAGAAAATGGAGATCGTCGTCCTTTTCGGCGCTCACCCTTTCCTTCAGGTCATTCTGAAGAACATGATTAA
- a CDS encoding NAD(P)/FAD-dependent oxidoreductase, translating to MQLSKGGGPSWQNHTFWYLVQISQVLVLPQKVREMAGDAVNITVIDRKTYLLFVPNIPMEVFENRNPLYSMHMPLIPAMKEDHMDFIQGDVQGIDVETQTVEFLPVERLGAAVNRIHYDYLIIAVGARLAYDKIEGFHEYGHTVSDTYYGNRLRHYLYHEYKGGPVAIGSARFHQGTKTRDLVPTAEAACEGPPVEVMLTMGNWLQSRNLGGPDKVTVFTPAEWIAEDAGQGIVHALLAKAGTMGFHYRNNTHDITRITKDGIEFANGPSLDAELKIIFPDWVPHAFMKDLPISDDVGFVITDMTMRNPKYPNVFACGDAAAVTVPKLGILAHMGAEVAARQIAKDVGLMNKELADQPMKPIVDCIGDMGNNKAFYISSNTWYGGNREVFRMGHVPYLLKVQYKEMFFRTKGKVPDWGIPVADFLTEMLTKG from the coding sequence ATGCAATTGTCTAAAGGAGGTGGGCCGTCATGGCAAAACCACACGTTTTGGTACTTGGTTCAAATTTCGCAGGTCTTGGTGCTGCCGCAAAAAGTCCGGGAAATGGCGGGCGATGCCGTAAACATCACTGTTATTGACCGCAAAACGTATCTGTTATTTGTCCCCAATATTCCTATGGAAGTGTTTGAAAATCGTAATCCCCTTTATTCCATGCATATGCCCCTGATTCCTGCCATGAAAGAAGATCATATGGATTTCATTCAGGGAGATGTCCAAGGCATCGATGTGGAAACACAAACCGTGGAATTTCTTCCGGTCGAACGGCTCGGAGCCGCAGTCAATCGCATTCACTATGATTACCTCATCATCGCGGTCGGTGCCCGGTTAGCCTACGACAAAATTGAAGGGTTTCATGAATATGGCCACACGGTCAGCGACACCTATTACGGCAATCGTTTGCGTCATTACCTTTATCATGAATATAAGGGAGGGCCTGTCGCCATCGGGTCCGCACGCTTTCACCAGGGAACAAAGACAAGGGATTTGGTTCCCACGGCCGAAGCAGCCTGTGAAGGTCCTCCTGTAGAGGTCATGTTAACCATGGGAAATTGGCTGCAGTCCCGTAACTTAGGTGGACCCGACAAAGTGACCGTGTTTACCCCGGCCGAATGGATCGCTGAGGACGCCGGACAAGGCATTGTCCATGCTCTCTTGGCCAAAGCGGGCACGATGGGTTTTCATTACCGGAACAATACCCACGATATTACCCGGATTACCAAAGACGGGATTGAATTTGCCAATGGGCCCAGTTTAGACGCTGAACTGAAAATTATCTTTCCTGACTGGGTTCCCCATGCTTTCATGAAGGATTTGCCCATTTCCGATGACGTTGGATTTGTCATTACCGATATGACCATGCGCAATCCCAAATATCCCAATGTGTTTGCGTGTGGGGATGCTGCTGCGGTAACCGTACCCAAATTGGGCATCTTGGCCCATATGGGAGCAGAAGTTGCGGCCCGGCAAATTGCTAAAGATGTCGGCCTAATGAATAAAGAACTCGCCGATCAACCCATGAAGCCTATCGTCGACTGTATTGGGGATATGGGCAATAACAAAGCCTTCTATATTAGTTCCAATACCTGGTATGGCGGCAACCGCGAAGTATTTCGTATGGGTCATGTGCCCTATTTACTCAAAGTCCAGTATAAAGAGATGTTCTTCCGCACCAAAGGCAAAGTGCCGGATTGGGGCATCCCCGTAGCAGACTTTCTGACGGAAATGCTGACAAAGGGGTGA
- a CDS encoding NAD(P)/FAD-dependent oxidoreductase, whose translation MARIIIAGSGFGGLTAAMKLKKHLDLSRHQITVIDQNAQFVYRPSLVLVAFGKATPESITFNLPEVYQQSGIQFIQASISSIDGDKKIVETSQGPVNYDKLIVALGEKLAYEEIPGLKEYGYNVCTMKSALSLKQALSQYQGGPVVVGWAQNVQTGGPAFEVALELSHYITHHHLTGTIQFIDPLPKLWAPAGPKASEFLAKVFATHHIKRQGPVQVRAVQKDRVILSNGEELPSVLTIITPPFRGEPAQQTLVANNARGWLDTEKDMQSIHYSDIYVVGSAVAFEGPKQGHTAMLQAEVAAYNIAQDLESATPKHREYDHEMSCVLDLGDGQGLFVRQSLWSKEHQVVRVGREWPLAKKALAFAFVRTPVFKKWALSIPQPK comes from the coding sequence ATGGCACGTATTATCATTGCGGGAAGCGGTTTTGGCGGCCTCACAGCCGCCATGAAACTCAAAAAGCACCTCGATTTATCCCGACATCAGATTACGGTAATCGACCAAAATGCTCAATTTGTGTATCGCCCATCATTGGTGCTCGTGGCCTTTGGTAAAGCCACACCAGAATCGATCACCTTTAACTTACCAGAGGTTTATCAGCAATCCGGAATTCAATTTATTCAAGCTTCCATCTCATCGATTGATGGAGACAAGAAAATCGTCGAAACCAGCCAAGGACCGGTAAACTACGATAAACTGATTGTCGCTCTCGGTGAAAAGCTCGCTTACGAGGAAATCCCAGGATTAAAAGAATACGGCTACAATGTCTGTACGATGAAATCCGCCCTCTCCCTAAAACAGGCTTTATCACAATATCAAGGCGGCCCTGTCGTCGTAGGATGGGCGCAAAACGTCCAAACGGGAGGTCCAGCATTTGAAGTGGCTCTTGAGTTATCGCACTATATCACTCATCACCACCTAACGGGAACCATCCAATTTATTGACCCCCTGCCAAAACTCTGGGCACCTGCTGGACCCAAAGCCAGCGAGTTCCTCGCAAAAGTCTTTGCCACCCATCACATCAAGCGGCAAGGACCTGTGCAGGTTCGCGCCGTACAAAAAGACCGCGTCATTTTATCCAATGGAGAAGAATTGCCTTCTGTCCTCACTATTATCACCCCGCCATTTCGGGGCGAACCTGCCCAACAGACATTAGTGGCGAATAATGCCCGAGGTTGGCTTGATACGGAAAAAGATATGCAGTCCATTCATTATTCCGATATCTATGTAGTCGGCAGTGCGGTCGCCTTTGAAGGACCCAAACAAGGTCATACCGCCATGCTGCAAGCAGAGGTCGCGGCGTATAATATCGCTCAAGACTTAGAAAGTGCAACACCCAAACACCGGGAATATGATCACGAAATGAGCTGCGTCTTGGACCTTGGGGATGGCCAGGGGTTATTCGTGCGCCAATCTTTGTGGTCTAAAGAACACCAGGTGGTACGAGTGGGAAGGGAATGGCCACTCGCTAAGAAAGCGCTCGCTTTTGCTTTTGTTCGGACACCAGTATTCAAAAAATGGGCCCTATCCATACCTCAACCCAAATAA
- the galU gene encoding UTP--glucose-1-phosphate uridylyltransferase GalU, whose amino-acid sequence MMTVRKAVIPAAGLGTRFLPATKAQPKEMLSLIDKPTIQYIVEEAVSSGIDDLLVVIGRDKGSIEDHFDRAPELEEFLRKRGKTDLLEVVMGVSRLANLHFIRQKEPLGLGHAVLSARRHVGQEPFAVLLGDDVMQANPPVLKQLMNRWRPELSVVAVQPINREEANRYGIVYGNWTADGTFKVSHLVEKPPVSEAPEKPLAIMGRYILDPAVFAVLEDINPGAGGEIQLTDALDVLARQGQLIAVPYQGKRFDVGEKLGFIKATVEAALDRDDLRDDVIAYLKNLVAQLQVEDPSL is encoded by the coding sequence ATGATGACAGTCAGAAAAGCGGTTATACCAGCAGCGGGATTAGGTACCCGGTTTTTGCCGGCAACCAAAGCCCAGCCCAAAGAAATGCTGTCCTTAATCGATAAGCCTACAATTCAATATATTGTTGAAGAAGCGGTATCCTCCGGGATTGATGACCTCTTGGTGGTAATCGGACGGGATAAAGGGAGCATTGAGGACCACTTTGATCGCGCTCCCGAACTCGAGGAATTTCTTCGCAAGCGGGGGAAGACAGATTTATTAGAGGTGGTAATGGGAGTCTCGCGTTTAGCGAATCTCCACTTTATTCGACAAAAAGAACCGTTGGGGCTGGGACACGCCGTATTGTCGGCTCGTCGTCACGTCGGGCAAGAACCGTTTGCCGTATTACTGGGCGATGACGTGATGCAAGCCAATCCCCCTGTGCTCAAACAATTGATGAATCGGTGGAGACCCGAACTTTCGGTTGTTGCGGTGCAACCTATCAATCGTGAAGAAGCCAACCGCTACGGGATTGTTTACGGAAACTGGACCGCTGATGGGACATTTAAGGTGTCTCATTTAGTCGAAAAACCTCCCGTTTCTGAGGCACCTGAGAAGCCTCTAGCCATTATGGGACGGTATATTTTAGATCCGGCTGTGTTTGCGGTTTTAGAAGATATTAATCCCGGTGCCGGCGGCGAGATTCAATTGACCGACGCTTTGGATGTACTTGCTCGTCAGGGACAGCTGATTGCGGTACCGTATCAAGGCAAGCGCTTTGATGTTGGGGAAAAGCTGGGATTTATCAAAGCCACGGTGGAAGCTGCGTTAGACCGGGATGATCTGCGAGATGACGTTATTGCCTACTTAAAAAATTTAGTCGCCCAACTACAAGTCGAAGATCCTTCGTTATAG
- the tnpA gene encoding IS200/IS605 family transposase, which translates to MKSASLVVYSLRLHIVFVTKYRRPILTPELLHALRGAFEEILSDWRCTLIDFEGEADHVHLFISIHPALNISTLVNNLKSASSRRMRHHFAEHLAKFYQKPYFWHRAYYVASAGEVSLDTIKRYVEAQGTQERAR; encoded by the coding sequence ATGAAATCGGCCTCGCTCGTTGTATATTCGCTTCGGTTACATATTGTCTTTGTGACCAAATATCGGCGTCCAATTTTGACGCCAGAGCTTCTTCATGCCTTACGTGGGGCTTTCGAAGAAATCCTGAGTGACTGGCGCTGTACCCTAATCGATTTCGAAGGGGAAGCGGATCACGTGCATCTTTTCATCAGCATCCATCCGGCATTAAATATTTCCACCTTAGTCAATAACCTCAAATCGGCTAGTTCTCGGCGGATGCGCCATCACTTTGCTGAACACCTGGCCAAATTTTATCAAAAACCGTACTTTTGGCACCGCGCCTATTATGTTGCAAGTGCTGGAGAAGTGTCTTTGGACACCATTAAACGGTATGTTGAGGCCCAAGGCACCCAAGAAAGAGCACGCTAG